In one Thioclava sp. ES.031 genomic region, the following are encoded:
- a CDS encoding OmpA family protein: protein MRSRATLLTIAAFVLALVVSAVIAGGAATVVEKSTKQEVRVAMEAQGYGWMRVHTDGLQVILSGTAPTEAERFRAVSEVDKYVDSSRVVDNTDTQITKPITPPAFSLEMLRNENGISLIGLVPSSVDRDAIVEKLSKVAGEDGVTDMLESADYPVPGGWDEAMQFAMTTIETLPRSKVSVTAGKVSVQAITDSPSEKGRVETSLARRRPTDLKLSFDISAPRPVITPFTLRFLIDKEEGPHFDACSADTERARDHILAAARGAGAKGTLTCTIGMGTPSPDWAKAAQMAIKAVGDLGAGSVTFSDADIALDVPSTVDQQKFDDVVGELESNLPGVFSLKAKREPSPDAKAAQASFTATRDGDGHVELKGRVTDARERQTIESYARAKLGHDNVHGATRVDEELPAGWPVRTLAALDALSVLHDGKVTVTRDGISVNGVSGDPQASDTISRILTSQLGEDAQIDLSVKYDKRLDEVLALPTGKECVARLNDTLKKKKVDFDPGSAQVASESLDALDALAKSMKNCTDFKMEVAGYTDNQGREEMNLQLSQQRAQAVIRGLLDRGVLIGNLEAKGYGEAQPIASNDTEQGREMNRRIEFVLLDETPVGDDALPNATADATAGAEDGEPHWNGAVTDDGAPATEDAAQDQSGDGDTAAKPEQDAPQEEEIPVETPGDETPRPQSRPEDLSKG from the coding sequence ATGCGCAGCCGCGCCACCTTGTTGACGATCGCCGCCTTTGTCCTCGCACTCGTCGTGTCCGCTGTCATTGCGGGCGGCGCTGCGACCGTTGTCGAGAAATCCACGAAACAAGAAGTGCGCGTCGCGATGGAGGCGCAGGGCTACGGCTGGATGCGGGTCCATACCGACGGGCTGCAGGTGATCCTCTCCGGCACCGCCCCGACCGAGGCCGAACGCTTCCGCGCGGTCTCCGAGGTCGACAAATACGTCGACAGCTCGCGGGTCGTCGACAATACCGACACGCAGATCACCAAGCCGATCACGCCCCCCGCCTTCTCGCTCGAGATGCTGCGCAACGAGAACGGCATCTCGCTGATCGGGCTGGTGCCCTCTTCGGTCGACCGCGATGCGATCGTCGAGAAGCTCTCGAAAGTCGCGGGCGAGGATGGCGTCACCGACATGCTCGAGAGCGCCGATTACCCGGTGCCCGGCGGCTGGGACGAGGCGATGCAATTCGCGATGACCACGATCGAGACGCTGCCGCGCTCGAAGGTTTCGGTCACCGCCGGCAAGGTCTCGGTACAGGCGATCACCGACAGCCCCTCCGAAAAAGGCCGGGTGGAGACGTCGCTCGCGCGCCGCCGCCCCACCGATCTCAAGCTCAGCTTCGACATCTCCGCGCCGCGCCCCGTGATCACCCCCTTCACCCTGCGTTTCCTCATCGACAAGGAGGAAGGCCCGCATTTCGATGCCTGCTCCGCCGATACCGAGCGCGCACGCGACCACATCCTGGCCGCCGCTCGCGGCGCCGGCGCGAAAGGCACGCTGACCTGCACGATCGGCATGGGCACCCCGTCACCCGACTGGGCCAAGGCCGCGCAGATGGCGATCAAGGCGGTCGGCGATCTCGGCGCAGGTTCGGTGACCTTCTCGGATGCCGATATCGCGCTGGATGTGCCCTCGACCGTCGATCAGCAGAAGTTCGACGATGTCGTGGGCGAGCTGGAATCGAACCTGCCCGGAGTGTTCTCGCTCAAGGCCAAGCGCGAACCGTCCCCCGATGCGAAAGCCGCCCAGGCCAGCTTCACCGCGACCCGCGATGGCGACGGCCATGTCGAGCTCAAGGGCCGCGTGACCGATGCGCGCGAACGCCAGACCATCGAAAGCTACGCCCGCGCCAAGCTCGGCCATGACAATGTTCACGGCGCAACCCGCGTCGACGAGGAGCTTCCCGCCGGTTGGCCGGTGCGCACGCTGGCCGCGCTCGACGCGCTGTCGGTGCTCCATGACGGCAAGGTCACGGTCACCCGCGACGGTATCTCGGTCAACGGCGTCTCGGGCGATCCGCAGGCCTCCGACACGATCTCGCGTATCCTGACGAGCCAGCTTGGCGAAGACGCGCAGATCGACCTGAGCGTGAAATACGACAAGCGCCTCGACGAGGTGCTGGCCCTGCCGACCGGCAAGGAATGCGTGGCGCGCCTCAACGACACGCTGAAAAAGAAGAAGGTCGATTTCGATCCGGGCTCGGCGCAGGTCGCTTCGGAAAGCCTCGACGCGCTCGACGCACTGGCGAAGTCGATGAAGAACTGCACCGATTTCAAGATGGAAGTGGCCGGCTACACCGACAATCAGGGCCGCGAGGAAATGAACCTGCAGCTGTCGCAACAGCGCGCGCAGGCGGTGATCCGCGGGCTTCTGGACCGTGGCGTTCTGATCGGCAATCTCGAAGCGAAGGGCTATGGCGAAGCGCAGCCGATCGCCTCGAACGACACCGAACAGGGCCGCGAGATGAACCGCCGGATCGAATTCGTCCTGCTGGACGAGACGCCGGTGGGCGACGACGCGCTGCCCAATGCCACGGCAGACGCCACGGCAGGCGCAGAAGAC
- the ubiA gene encoding 4-hydroxybenzoate octaprenyltransferase: protein MSGKTETPEAANASTGEPPNDANGTVADAYRGNWVDRLAPAWTRPYLRLSRADRPIGTWLLLLPCYWSIALAAASTGGFIWWDLWLAVGASIGAFLMRGAGCTWNDITDRDIDAGVARTRSRPIPSGQVSTKQALAWAVIQSLISFAILLTFNTPAIILGIVSLGPVAIYPFAKRFTWWPQIFLGIAFNWGALLLWVAHTGSLSWPPVVLYFAGMAWTLFYDTIYAHQDKEDDALIGVKSTARLFGDDSAKWLGGFLMTSVALMTIAVMGALMPGASPLRLAISLLAPWAIGWHMLWQMRQLDIDEPDTCLKLFRANRDTGLIAALFLAVGAIV from the coding sequence ATGAGCGGAAAAACCGAAACGCCAGAGGCGGCAAACGCGAGCACGGGCGAGCCCCCGAACGACGCAAACGGCACGGTCGCGGATGCCTATCGCGGCAACTGGGTCGACCGGCTGGCCCCGGCATGGACGCGGCCCTACCTGCGGCTGAGCCGCGCCGACCGTCCGATCGGGACTTGGCTGCTGCTGCTGCCCTGCTACTGGTCGATCGCGCTGGCCGCCGCCTCGACGGGCGGTTTCATCTGGTGGGACCTCTGGCTGGCTGTCGGCGCGTCGATCGGGGCCTTCCTGATGCGCGGCGCGGGCTGCACTTGGAACGACATCACCGACCGCGACATCGACGCGGGCGTGGCGCGCACCCGCTCGCGGCCGATCCCCTCGGGGCAGGTTTCGACGAAACAGGCGCTGGCCTGGGCGGTGATCCAGTCGCTGATCTCCTTCGCGATCCTGCTGACCTTCAACACGCCCGCAATCATCCTCGGGATCGTCTCGCTCGGGCCGGTCGCGATCTATCCCTTCGCCAAGCGCTTCACCTGGTGGCCGCAGATCTTCCTCGGCATCGCGTTCAACTGGGGCGCGCTGCTTTTGTGGGTCGCGCATACCGGCAGTCTGAGCTGGCCGCCCGTCGTGCTCTATTTCGCGGGCATGGCGTGGACGCTGTTCTACGACACGATCTATGCGCATCAGGACAAGGAAGACGACGCGCTGATCGGGGTGAAATCCACCGCGCGGCTCTTTGGCGACGACAGCGCAAAATGGCTGGGCGGTTTCCTGATGACCTCCGTCGCGCTGATGACCATCGCCGTGATGGGTGCGCTCATGCCCGGCGCGTCGCCGCTGCGTCTCGCGATCTCGCTGCTCGCGCCCTGGGCGATAGGGTGGCACATGCTCTGGCAGATGCGCCAACTCGATATCGACGAGCCGGACACCTGCCTGAAACTGTTCCGCGCGAACCGCGATACCGGCCTCATCGCTGCGCTGTTTCTCGCCGTTGGCGCAATCGTGTAA